One Clupea harengus chromosome 12, Ch_v2.0.2, whole genome shotgun sequence DNA segment encodes these proteins:
- the LOC105901600 gene encoding uracil nucleotide/cysteinyl leukotriene receptor, whose amino-acid sequence MSALFINSTLLLIHRPSNASVVVLTVFEGCKDKPEVLLFYFCLQFINLFMGVPANVMVLWLIHKTKGDSSTSDIFILHLAVLDTFFCLIPPLEFANLMYLTADTTWYVLRFFYGVKDSSPLFLSCICMDRYMAVRHPITFTELKDRKHRPVCAAVVWLVTLAYSAAKCVGNIPNFEKAFTVMILAAFVFMVFCNVSILWALRQSGPGRDEMHPVKKRAFKMVLIILAIIVVNYFPPVALFPFQEYFADDVFRCYIHYIAFGFMDISSSIQPVLYLSKVKLAIPSCRNKACCCCTVTGEMQVST is encoded by the coding sequence ATGAGCGCCCTCTTTATCAACTCCACCCTGCTCCTCATACACCGACCATCCAACGCATCTGTGGTGGTACTGACAGTGTTCGAGGGGTGCAAGGATAAGCCTGAGGTCCTGCTGTTTTATTTCTGCCTGCAGTTCATCAACCTGTTCATGGGCGTCCCGGCCAACGTCATGGTCCTCTGGCTCATCCACAAGACCAAGGGGGACTCCTCCACGTCAGACATCTTCATCTTGCACCTGGCCGTCCTGGACACTTTCTTTTGCCTTATCCCGCCTCTGGAGTTCGCCAATCTCATGTATCTGACGGCGGACACCACCTGGTACGTCCTGCGCTTCTTCTACGGAGTGAAGGACTCCTcgcccctctttctctcctgcatcTGCATGGACCGCTACATGGCCGTGCGCCACCCCATCACCTTCACCGAGCTCAAGGACCGGAAGCACCGGCCTGTCTGTGCCGCCGTGGTGTGGCTCGTCACACTGGCGTACTCCGCCGCCAAGTGTGTGGGGAACATCCCAAACTTCGAAAAGGCCTTCACCGTCATGATCCTGGCTGCCTTCGTCTTCATGGTCTTCTGCAATGTCTCCATCCTCTGGGCCCTGAGACAATCAGGGCCCGGACGCGACGAGATGCACCCGGTCAAGAAGAGGGCCTTCAAGATGGTGCTCATCATCCTGGCCATCATTGTCGTCAACTATTTCCCACCCGTTGCCCTCTTCCCGTTCCAGGAGTACTTTGCAGATGACGTGTTCCGCTGCTACATCCACTACATCGCCTTCGGCTTCAtggacatcagcagcagcattcAGCCGGTGCTCTACCTCTCCAAGGTGAAGCTGGCTATTCCCTCATGCAGAAATaaagcctgctgctgctgtactgTGACTGGTGAAATGCAGGTGAGCACATAA
- the LOC105901502 gene encoding zinc finger protein 436 isoform X3, which translates to MDTSVEQYPGEPACVDVPCGSAPKLSRQPTQNRRKLNSRRPRREQPNQFEGCVQMRRQPPPPEGPQFPDGAKGHSSTVFTFTIKSDPDLEDGCAIDLSKAQSPLNLAANQIKTEEPELEYGSGERHGQLSSDSRDSDNDVRVTIVSDSHLGTSDNEGSYFGDSETMEIEKTLRAECGGEDAEGAGSEAEAEFSASGEFLLDGKETGVVDSDRNPLDSQPLDENVLGKDLAQSADTQRASETKTPPSFYHCPECNKMFSRVGSLNIHLRTHSGEKAHTCGQCGKRFGRADLLKSHKRTHTGERPFSCNLCGKSYGHQGQLRIHKRVHTGERPYCCSHCGKRFSEHNQLKVHLRTHTGERPYSCGFCGKTFSNAGNLRIHERIHTGEKPYCCGQCGKRFNGMGDLKTHYRIHTGERPYSCDLCKKTFSQAGHLTIHKRMHTGEKPYGCPECGKRFSVASSLKLHQRTHTGEKLYGCSFCGKSFSRAGHLKRHEQVHTKEKMYTCQQCGKNYSDMSSLKKHQKSHSLEKSLAKERSQTASDEPQGQTQSQRQESLSTPDVPHAETVKVECECE; encoded by the coding sequence ATGGACACATCAGTAGAACAGTATCCAGGGGAGCCGGCGTGTGTTGACGTGCCTTGTGGCTCCGCGCCGAAGCTCTCCAGGCAGCCCACCCAAAACAGGAGAAAGCTCAACTCCCGGAGGCCAAGGCGAGAACAGCCCAACCAGTTTGAAGGCTGTGTTCAGATGAGGAGACAACCCCCACCACCAGAAGGCCCACAGTTTCCTGACGGGGCGAAAGGCCACTCCAGTACGGTTTTCACTTTCACCATCAAATCTGACCCTGACCTGGAAGATGGCTGTGCCATTGACCTCTCCAAGGCCCAGTCCCCTCTCAACCTGGCAGCTAATCAGATCAAGACAGAGGAACCAGAGCTGGAGTATGGTAGTGGCGAGCGCCACGGCCAGCTCAGCTCAGATTCCAGAGACAGTGACAATGACGTAAGGGTCACCATTGTGTCTGATAGTCACCTAGGGACCAGCGACAATGAAGGCAGCTACTTTGGGGATTCGGAGACGATGGAGATTGAAAAGACATTGAGGGCAGAGTGTGGAGGGGAGGACGCAGAGGGGGCTGGTTCGGAAGCAGAGGCAGAATTCTCTGCCAGTGGAGAGTTTTTACTAGACGGAAAAGAGACTGGAGTGGTAGATTCTGACAGAAACCCGTTAGACAGCCAGCCACTGGACGAAAACGTTTTGGGGAAGGACCTGGCGCAGTCCGCTGACACACAGCGCGCATCGGAAACCAAAACCCCTCCCAGTTTTTACCACTGCCCTGAGTGCAACAAGATGTTCAGCCGTGTCGGCTCTCTGAATATCCACCTGCGTACGCACAGCGGTGAGAAGGCGCACACCTGCGGCCAATGCGGCAAACGTTTCGGCCGGGCCGACCTGCTCAAGTCGCACAAGCGAACTCACACTGGCGAGCGGCCTTTCAGCTGCAACCTGTGCGGCAAGAGCTACGGGCACCAGGGCCAGCTGCGCATCCACAAGCGTGTGCACACGGGCGAACGCCCCTACTGCTGCTCGCACTGTGGCAAGCGCTTCAGCGAGCACAACCAGCTCAAGGTGCActtgcgcacgcacacaggtgAGCGGCCATACAGCTGCGGTTTCTGCGGAAAGACGTTCAGCAACGCGGGCAACCTGCGCATCCACGAGCGCATCCACACGGGCGAGAAGCCTTACTGCTGCGGCCAGTGCGGAAAGCGCTTCAACGGCATGGGGGACCTCAAGACGCACTACCGCATCCACACGGGCGAGAGACCGTACAGCTGCGACCTGTGCAAGAAGACCTTCAGCCAAGCGGGACACCTGACCATCCACAAGCGCATGCACACGGGGGAGAAGCCCTACGGTTGCCCTGAGTGCGGGAAGCGCTTCAGTGTGGCCAGCAGCCTCAAGCTGCACCAGCGAACTCACACGGGCGAGAAGCTGTACGGCTGCTCCTTCTGCGGCAAGAGTTTCAGCCGCGCAGGCCACCTGAAGCGGCACGAGCAGGTGCACACCAAGGAGAAGATGTACACGTGCCAGCAGTGCGGGAAGAACTACAGCGACATGTCCAGCCTCAAGAAGCACCAGAAGAGCCACTCGCTGGAGAAGAGCCTGGCGAAAGAGAGAAGCCAGACAGCTTCAGATGAACCTCAGGGTCAGACTCAGAGCCAGAGACAAGAGAGCCTTAGCACACCAGACGTGCCACATGCTGAAACTGTAAAggttgaatgtgaatgtgaatga
- the LOC105901502 gene encoding zinc finger protein 436 isoform X2 has translation MEKRTLTMITGGEKACNDRAKESNHFVDCCMDTSVEQYPGEPACVDVPCGSAPKLSRQPTQNRRKLNSRRPRREQPNQFEGCVQMRRQPPPPEGPQFPDGAKGHSSTVFTFTIKSDPDLEDGCAIDLSKAQSPLNLAANQIKTEEPELEYGSGERHGQLSSDSRDSDNDVRVTIVSDSHLGTSDNEGSYFGDSETMEIEKTLRAECGGEDAEGAGSEAEAEFSASGEFLLDGKETGVVDSDRNPLDSQPLDENVLGKDLAQSADTQRASETKTPPSFYHCPECNKMFSRVGSLNIHLRTHSGEKAHTCGQCGKRFGRADLLKSHKRTHTGERPFSCNLCGKSYGHQGQLRIHKRVHTGERPYCCSHCGKRFSEHNQLKVHLRTHTGERPYSCGFCGKTFSNAGNLRIHERIHTGEKPYCCGQCGKRFNGMGDLKTHYRIHTGERPYSCDLCKKTFSQAGHLTIHKRMHTGEKPYGCPECGKRFSVASSLKLHQRTHTGEKLYGCSFCGKSFSRAGHLKRHEQVHTKEKMYTCQQCGKNYSDMSSLKKHQKSHSLEKSLAKERSQTASDEPQGQTQSQRQESLSTPDVPHAETVKVECECE, from the coding sequence CCAAGGAGAGCAATCATTTTGTCGACTGCTGTATGGACACATCAGTAGAACAGTATCCAGGGGAGCCGGCGTGTGTTGACGTGCCTTGTGGCTCCGCGCCGAAGCTCTCCAGGCAGCCCACCCAAAACAGGAGAAAGCTCAACTCCCGGAGGCCAAGGCGAGAACAGCCCAACCAGTTTGAAGGCTGTGTTCAGATGAGGAGACAACCCCCACCACCAGAAGGCCCACAGTTTCCTGACGGGGCGAAAGGCCACTCCAGTACGGTTTTCACTTTCACCATCAAATCTGACCCTGACCTGGAAGATGGCTGTGCCATTGACCTCTCCAAGGCCCAGTCCCCTCTCAACCTGGCAGCTAATCAGATCAAGACAGAGGAACCAGAGCTGGAGTATGGTAGTGGCGAGCGCCACGGCCAGCTCAGCTCAGATTCCAGAGACAGTGACAATGACGTAAGGGTCACCATTGTGTCTGATAGTCACCTAGGGACCAGCGACAATGAAGGCAGCTACTTTGGGGATTCGGAGACGATGGAGATTGAAAAGACATTGAGGGCAGAGTGTGGAGGGGAGGACGCAGAGGGGGCTGGTTCGGAAGCAGAGGCAGAATTCTCTGCCAGTGGAGAGTTTTTACTAGACGGAAAAGAGACTGGAGTGGTAGATTCTGACAGAAACCCGTTAGACAGCCAGCCACTGGACGAAAACGTTTTGGGGAAGGACCTGGCGCAGTCCGCTGACACACAGCGCGCATCGGAAACCAAAACCCCTCCCAGTTTTTACCACTGCCCTGAGTGCAACAAGATGTTCAGCCGTGTCGGCTCTCTGAATATCCACCTGCGTACGCACAGCGGTGAGAAGGCGCACACCTGCGGCCAATGCGGCAAACGTTTCGGCCGGGCCGACCTGCTCAAGTCGCACAAGCGAACTCACACTGGCGAGCGGCCTTTCAGCTGCAACCTGTGCGGCAAGAGCTACGGGCACCAGGGCCAGCTGCGCATCCACAAGCGTGTGCACACGGGCGAACGCCCCTACTGCTGCTCGCACTGTGGCAAGCGCTTCAGCGAGCACAACCAGCTCAAGGTGCActtgcgcacgcacacaggtgAGCGGCCATACAGCTGCGGTTTCTGCGGAAAGACGTTCAGCAACGCGGGCAACCTGCGCATCCACGAGCGCATCCACACGGGCGAGAAGCCTTACTGCTGCGGCCAGTGCGGAAAGCGCTTCAACGGCATGGGGGACCTCAAGACGCACTACCGCATCCACACGGGCGAGAGACCGTACAGCTGCGACCTGTGCAAGAAGACCTTCAGCCAAGCGGGACACCTGACCATCCACAAGCGCATGCACACGGGGGAGAAGCCCTACGGTTGCCCTGAGTGCGGGAAGCGCTTCAGTGTGGCCAGCAGCCTCAAGCTGCACCAGCGAACTCACACGGGCGAGAAGCTGTACGGCTGCTCCTTCTGCGGCAAGAGTTTCAGCCGCGCAGGCCACCTGAAGCGGCACGAGCAGGTGCACACCAAGGAGAAGATGTACACGTGCCAGCAGTGCGGGAAGAACTACAGCGACATGTCCAGCCTCAAGAAGCACCAGAAGAGCCACTCGCTGGAGAAGAGCCTGGCGAAAGAGAGAAGCCAGACAGCTTCAGATGAACCTCAGGGTCAGACTCAGAGCCAGAGACAAGAGAGCCTTAGCACACCAGACGTGCCACATGCTGAAACTGTAAAggttgaatgtgaatgtgaatga
- the LOC105901502 gene encoding zinc finger protein 436 isoform X1, which yields MEKSSNLKSFLESSLNEIFKATVSDILESVEQTLSEYQGKIQRIETENEDLRRRLYESDTRIKSSSKAKESNHFVDCCMDTSVEQYPGEPACVDVPCGSAPKLSRQPTQNRRKLNSRRPRREQPNQFEGCVQMRRQPPPPEGPQFPDGAKGHSSTVFTFTIKSDPDLEDGCAIDLSKAQSPLNLAANQIKTEEPELEYGSGERHGQLSSDSRDSDNDVRVTIVSDSHLGTSDNEGSYFGDSETMEIEKTLRAECGGEDAEGAGSEAEAEFSASGEFLLDGKETGVVDSDRNPLDSQPLDENVLGKDLAQSADTQRASETKTPPSFYHCPECNKMFSRVGSLNIHLRTHSGEKAHTCGQCGKRFGRADLLKSHKRTHTGERPFSCNLCGKSYGHQGQLRIHKRVHTGERPYCCSHCGKRFSEHNQLKVHLRTHTGERPYSCGFCGKTFSNAGNLRIHERIHTGEKPYCCGQCGKRFNGMGDLKTHYRIHTGERPYSCDLCKKTFSQAGHLTIHKRMHTGEKPYGCPECGKRFSVASSLKLHQRTHTGEKLYGCSFCGKSFSRAGHLKRHEQVHTKEKMYTCQQCGKNYSDMSSLKKHQKSHSLEKSLAKERSQTASDEPQGQTQSQRQESLSTPDVPHAETVKVECECE from the exons ATGGAGAAATCGAGTAATTTAAAATCGTTTTTGGAATCGTCGCTAAATGAAATATTCAAAGCAACCGTGAGTGACATTCTGGAGTCTGTTGAGCAGACATTGTCCGAGTATCAAGGTAAAATTCAAAGGATTGAAACTGAAAATGAAGATCTTAGGCGCAGGCTGTACGAAAGTGACACCAGAATAAAGTCGTCAAGCAAAG CCAAGGAGAGCAATCATTTTGTCGACTGCTGTATGGACACATCAGTAGAACAGTATCCAGGGGAGCCGGCGTGTGTTGACGTGCCTTGTGGCTCCGCGCCGAAGCTCTCCAGGCAGCCCACCCAAAACAGGAGAAAGCTCAACTCCCGGAGGCCAAGGCGAGAACAGCCCAACCAGTTTGAAGGCTGTGTTCAGATGAGGAGACAACCCCCACCACCAGAAGGCCCACAGTTTCCTGACGGGGCGAAAGGCCACTCCAGTACGGTTTTCACTTTCACCATCAAATCTGACCCTGACCTGGAAGATGGCTGTGCCATTGACCTCTCCAAGGCCCAGTCCCCTCTCAACCTGGCAGCTAATCAGATCAAGACAGAGGAACCAGAGCTGGAGTATGGTAGTGGCGAGCGCCACGGCCAGCTCAGCTCAGATTCCAGAGACAGTGACAATGACGTAAGGGTCACCATTGTGTCTGATAGTCACCTAGGGACCAGCGACAATGAAGGCAGCTACTTTGGGGATTCGGAGACGATGGAGATTGAAAAGACATTGAGGGCAGAGTGTGGAGGGGAGGACGCAGAGGGGGCTGGTTCGGAAGCAGAGGCAGAATTCTCTGCCAGTGGAGAGTTTTTACTAGACGGAAAAGAGACTGGAGTGGTAGATTCTGACAGAAACCCGTTAGACAGCCAGCCACTGGACGAAAACGTTTTGGGGAAGGACCTGGCGCAGTCCGCTGACACACAGCGCGCATCGGAAACCAAAACCCCTCCCAGTTTTTACCACTGCCCTGAGTGCAACAAGATGTTCAGCCGTGTCGGCTCTCTGAATATCCACCTGCGTACGCACAGCGGTGAGAAGGCGCACACCTGCGGCCAATGCGGCAAACGTTTCGGCCGGGCCGACCTGCTCAAGTCGCACAAGCGAACTCACACTGGCGAGCGGCCTTTCAGCTGCAACCTGTGCGGCAAGAGCTACGGGCACCAGGGCCAGCTGCGCATCCACAAGCGTGTGCACACGGGCGAACGCCCCTACTGCTGCTCGCACTGTGGCAAGCGCTTCAGCGAGCACAACCAGCTCAAGGTGCActtgcgcacgcacacaggtgAGCGGCCATACAGCTGCGGTTTCTGCGGAAAGACGTTCAGCAACGCGGGCAACCTGCGCATCCACGAGCGCATCCACACGGGCGAGAAGCCTTACTGCTGCGGCCAGTGCGGAAAGCGCTTCAACGGCATGGGGGACCTCAAGACGCACTACCGCATCCACACGGGCGAGAGACCGTACAGCTGCGACCTGTGCAAGAAGACCTTCAGCCAAGCGGGACACCTGACCATCCACAAGCGCATGCACACGGGGGAGAAGCCCTACGGTTGCCCTGAGTGCGGGAAGCGCTTCAGTGTGGCCAGCAGCCTCAAGCTGCACCAGCGAACTCACACGGGCGAGAAGCTGTACGGCTGCTCCTTCTGCGGCAAGAGTTTCAGCCGCGCAGGCCACCTGAAGCGGCACGAGCAGGTGCACACCAAGGAGAAGATGTACACGTGCCAGCAGTGCGGGAAGAACTACAGCGACATGTCCAGCCTCAAGAAGCACCAGAAGAGCCACTCGCTGGAGAAGAGCCTGGCGAAAGAGAGAAGCCAGACAGCTTCAGATGAACCTCAGGGTCAGACTCAGAGCCAGAGACAAGAGAGCCTTAGCACACCAGACGTGCCACATGCTGAAACTGTAAAggttgaatgtgaatgtgaatga